From the Peromyscus leucopus breed LL Stock chromosome 8b, UCI_PerLeu_2.1, whole genome shotgun sequence genome, one window contains:
- the Krt12 gene encoding LOW QUALITY PROTEIN: keratin, type I cytoskeletal 12 (The sequence of the model RefSeq protein was modified relative to this genomic sequence to represent the inferred CDS: inserted 1 base in 1 codon), whose translation MSLSVRTSGLSRRSSSQNGAAGRPWGASASSAASCYGGLASGFGVGCGGLISSASMFGSGSGFSGGSTASFAGXGSTCGGPLGGGLGGMGMGIGGSSGGGSLCVLSDNDGGLLSGSEKETMQNLNDRLASYLGKVRALEEANAELEHKIREWYETRRTGDSGPQSDYSKYYPLIEELKNKIISASVGNAQIILQIDNARLAAEDFRMKYENELALHQTVEADINGLRRVLDELTLARADLEAQTENLTEELAYMKKNHEEELQSFQTGGPGEVNVEMDAAPGVDLTKVLNEMRAQYEVMADQNRKDAEAWFLEKSGELRKEISSNTEQLQSSKSEITDLRRMVQNLEIELQSQLAMKKSLENSLAETEGGYCCQLSQVQQLIGSLEEQLQQLRADAERQNADHQRLLGVKARLEMEIETYRRLLDGDGQGTGFDESLSLAVSKSQTPSVDSSKDPSKTRKIKTVVQEIVNGEVVSSQVQELEEAM comes from the exons ATGTCGCTTTCAGTCCGCACCTCTGGACTGTCCAGGAGGTCCTCCTCACAGAATGGGGCGGCAGGCAGACCTTGGGGTGCATCTGCCTCTAGTGCTGCAAGCTGCTATGGGGGACTGGcctctggctttggagttggttGTGGGGGGCTCATTTCTTCTGCTTCCATGTTTGGCTCTGGTTCTGGCTTTAGCGGCGGCTCTACCGCCTCCTTTGCAG TTGGCTCCACCTGTGGTGGACCTCTGggaggtggcttgggagggatGGGCATGGGAATAGGGGGAAGCTCGGGTGGTGGCTCTCTGTGTGTCCTCTCTGACAATGATGGAGGGCTTCTTTCCGGttctgaaaaagaaacaatgcAAAATCTGAACGATAGACTAGCTTCCTACCTTGGTAAGGTTCGCGCTCTAGAGGAGGCTAATGCAGAACTGGAACACAAAATTCGAGAGTGGTATGAAACCCGAAGGACTGGAGACTCTGGGCCCCAGAGTGATTACAGTAAATATTACCCACTGATTGAAGAATTAAAGAATAAG ATCATTTCTGCCAGCGTTGGGAATGCCCAGATCATCTTGCAGATTGACAATGCAAGGCTGGCTGCCGAGGACTTCAGGATGAA GTATGAGAATGAGCTGGCCCTGCACCAGACCGTGGAGGCCGACATCAATGGGCTGCGCAGGGTGCTGGACGAGCTGACCCTGGCCAGAGCTGACCTGGAGGCGCAGACAGAGAACCTGACTGAGGAGCTGGCCTACATGAAGAAGAACCACGAGGAG GAACTACAAAGTTTCCAGACAGGTGGTCCAGGTGAGGTCAATGTAGAAATGGATGCGGCACCGGGAGTGGACCTCACCAAGGTCCTCAACGAAATGAGGGCCCAGTATGAAGTCATGGCTGACCAAAATCGGAAAGATGCAGAGGCCTGGTTCCTTGAAAAG AGCGGAGAGCTCAGGAAAGAGATCAGCAGCAACACGGAGCAGCTTCAGTCCAGCAAGAGCGAGATCACGGACCTGAGGCGCATGGTGCAGAACCTGGAGATTGAACTCCAGTCCCAGCTCGCCATG AAAAAGTCTCTGGAAAACTCACTGGCTGAAACCGAGGGTGGTTACTGCTGCCAGCTATCTCAGGTGCAGCAGCTGATAGGCAGCCTGGAGGAGCAACTTCAACAGTTGCGTGCAGATGCAGAGCGTCAGAACGCCGACCACCAGCGGCTGCTGGGCGTCAAGGCCCGCCTAGAGATGGAGATTGAGACCTACCGCCGGCTGCTGGACGGGGACGGCCAAGG CACTGGATTTGATGAAAGTTTATCCCTTGCTGTCTCCAAATCTCAGACACCATCGGTTGATTCCTCTAAAG ACCCAAGTAAAACTCGAAAAATCAAGACAGTTGTGCAGGAGATCGTGAATGGTGAAGTGGTCTCATCTCAAGTTCAAGAACTTGAAGAAGCAATGTAA